The genomic DNA TACGCGCTTTCGGCTGTGCGTGCCTATGTCGCCGGCGAAAGCCTGTGGTCCAAGGCCCAGAAAGACGCTATCTATTACCTGAACCTGTATGCCGAAACTGGCGATGAGCGCACCTACCAGCGCTATCGCCAGGTCATCACTGTGCCCCACGGTGACCGGCAGATGCGCGAGGTGCTCGACCAGCCTGATCCAGACCTTGACGTCGCGCGCCAAGCCGTACTGCAAGGCGGCAATCACCCCGACGACGTCGACCGCATCATCTGGTTCTACCGCAATTTCAGCCAGATCAGCTACGTGCAGGCGGCGATCGCCTACTGGAATGTCGGTGATGATTTCCTCAACCAGCTGGATGTGCTGGCCAACGAGATGCGCGAGGGTTTTGCCAAAGGCCAGGTCGGGCCGCGCCAGGTCAGCCAATGGCGCGCCCGCATCGTCGCTATCAATGAAGGCGTGACACCGGCGGCCAAAGCCTTCAGCGATGCCCTGGGTGAAGGGTCGCGCATGCTGTTGCGGGTGTTGTTGGTCACCAACCTGCTCACCGCACTGTTTCTCATCACCTTTGCCTGGCGCCGTTCGAGCAAACTGCTGGCCCAGCGCCAGGCCTTCGCCAGCGCCCTGCAGGAAGAAAAGGAGCGCGCACAGATTACCCTGCAGGCGATTGGCGATGCTGTGATCACCACCGATGTCGATGGCAGCATCGGCTACATGAACCCGGCGGCCGAGCAGCTTACCCATTGGCAGGCAGGCCAGGCCCTGGGGCTGCCGTTGACAGCACTGTTCAGCCTGGTGGACGAGCAGGCCCAGAACGACAGCAGCACCCTGCTCGAACAGGTGCTCAGCGGCAGCCTCAAGGGGGGCGCCGAGCATGCACGGTTGATCCAGCGCCTGGATGGCAGCACGGTTGCGATCAACCTGGTGGGGTCGCCCATCATCAGTGACGGGCAGGTGGCTGGCATTGTCCTGGTGCTGCATGACATGACCCAGGAGCGCCAATACATAGCCAACCTGTCCTGGCAGGCTACCCATGACGCGCTGACCGGCCTGGCCAACCGCCGTGAATTCGAGTACCGCCTGGAGCAGGCACTGAACGACCTCGTGCGCCAGGGCGGGCGGCATTCGCTGATGTTCCTTGACCTCGACCAGTTCAAGCTGGTCAACGATACCTGTGGGCATGCCGCCGGTGACGAATTGCTGCGGCACATCTGCGCCGTGCTGCAATCGGTGCTGCGCGAAGGCGATACCCTGGCGCGGCTGGGGGGGGATGAGTTTGGCGTGCTGCTGGAAAACTGCCCGGGCGAACAGGCCGAGCGCATTGCCGAAAACCTGCGCCAGGCGGTGCAAAGCCTGCACTTCGTATGGAAAGGCAGGCCGTTCGTCACCACTGTGAGTATCGGCCTGGTGCACATGGCACAAGCCCCGGCCACGCTGGAAGCCTCCCTGCGGGCAGCGGACATGGCGTGCTACATGGCCAAGGAGAAGGGCCGTAACCGCATCCAGGTCTACCATTCCGATGACAGTGAACTGTCGATGCGGTTTGGTGAAATGGCCTGGATACAGCGCCTGCACGTCGCCCTGGAGGAGAACCGCTTCTGCCTGTACGCCCAGGAAATCGCCGCACTCACCGCCCTTGAAGGGCAGGGGCATGTCGAGATTCTGTTGCGCCTGCAAGACGAAAGCGGCCGCACCATCCTGCCTGACAGCTTCATCCCGGCGGCCGAGCGCTATGGCCTGATGACCGCTATCGACCGCTGGGTGGTGCGCAATGTGTTTCAGGTCATTCGCCAGTGTCTGGATGAGGGGCGCGAGGGCCCGCTGTCGATGTGTGCCATCAACCTGTCGGGCTCGAGTATCGGTGACGACAAGTTCCTGGAGTACCTGCAGCGCCTGTTCGTCGAATATTCGATTCCGCCACGGCTGATCTGCTTCGAGATCACCGAGACCAGTGCCATTGCCAACCTCGGCAGTGCCATCCGGTTCATCAATGAATTGAAAGGGCTGGGTTGCAAGTTCTCGCTGGATGACTTTTGTGCCGGAATGTCGTCATTCGCTTATTTGAAACATTTACCCGTCGACTTCTTGAAGATCGACGGAAGTTTTGTCAAAGATATGCTTGATGATCCGGTCAACCGGGCCATGGTCGAAGTCATCAATCACATCGGCCACGTCATGGGTAAACGGACCATTGCCGAGTTCGTTGAAACTCCGTTGATCGAGCAGGCCTTGCAGGAGATCGGCGTGGACTACGCCCAGGGCTATCTGATCGAAAGACCGCAGGTATTCACTTGCGACAGCCTGCAGCGCCAACGGATTGCCGCACGGCCCCTGCTGCATCGGGCGCCTGGAACCTTTCGCTGAAGTAGCGTTGGTAAATCACAGGGATCAAGGAGCTGAAAAGTGATTGATGCATTCGTCCGTATCGGGCCTTTGATGGACCCGGCCAGTTACCCTCAATGGGCCCAGCAACTGATCGAAGATTGCCGCCAGAGCAAGCGTCGGGTGGTGGAGCATGAATTCTACCAGCGCCTGCGCGATGGCCAGCTGCGCCAAGCCACCATTCGCCAGTACCTGATCGGTGGCTGGCCGGTGGTTGAGCAGTTTTCCTTGTACATGGCCCACAACCTGACCAAGACCCGCTATGCCCGCCACCCGGGCGAAGACATGGCGCGGCGCTGGCTGATGCGCAATATCCGCGTGGAGCTCCACCATGCCGATTACTGGGTGCATTGGTGCCATGCCCATGGCATTCACCTGCACGAGCTGCAGTCCCAGGAAGTGCCCGTCGAGCTCAATGGCCTCAATGACTGGTGCTGGCGAGTGTGTACCACCGAGTCGCTGGCCATTGCCATGGCTGCTACCAACTATGCCATTGAAGGGGCGACGGGTGAGTGGTCGGCGGTGGTCTGCGCTGAAGACACCTACGCCATGGGCTTCCCGGAGGACCAGCGTAAACGCGCCATGAAGTGGTTGAAGATGCATGCGCAGTATGACGACGCCCACCCGTGGGAGGCGTTGGAGATCATTTGTACGCTGGCTGGCGAAAACCCGACCTTGGGGTTGCGCAATGAGCTGCGCAAGGCGATCTGCAAAAGTTATGACTGCATGTACCTGTTCCTGGAACGGTGCATGCAGCTGGAAGGCCGCCAGCAAGGGCGCCTGCGCCCGACCTTGGCTGCTGGCTGAATGCCTGGGGCTGCTTTGCAGCCCTTTCGCGACACAAGGCCGCTCCTACAGATTTGATGCCGGATTCAACGGCACCGCTATCCTGTAGGAGCGGCCTTGTGTCGCGAAGGGCCGCAAAGCGGCCCCATCGGTTTCAAGCCCTACTGAGCGTTGAAGGCCTGCCCGTTCACCCCGGTACTGTCCGGCCCCATCAGGTACAGATACACCGGCATGATCTCTTCAGGCAGCGGGTTGTTCTGCGGGTTCTCGCTCGGATAGGCCTGGGCCCGCATGGCCGTGCGGGTAGCCCCCGGGTTGATACTGTTGGAGCGCACCGGCGCCACACCTTCCAGTTCGTCTGCCAAAGTCTGCATCAGGCCTTCGGTAGCGAATTTGGACACGCCATAAGCGCCCCAGTAAGCCCGGCCCTTGCGCCCGACACTGCTGGAGGTGAACACCACCGAGGCGTCCTCCGACAGCTTGAGCAGCGGCAGCAGGGTGCTGGTGAGCATGAACGTGGCATCGACGTTGATGTGCATCACCCGCATGAAATTGTCGCCCGAGAGCTGCTCGAGCGGGGTGCGCGGGCCGATGATCGAGGCATTGTTGAGCAGGCCGTCCAGGCGGCCGAACTGTTCCTCGACCATCGCAGCCAGTTCGTCGTACTGGTGGGGCAGGGCGGTTTCCAGGTTGAACGGGATCACCACCGGCTGCGGGTGGCCGGCGGCCTCGATTTCATCGTAGACCTCGTTCAGGTTGGCTTCGGTCTTGCCCAGCAGCAGCACAGTGGCGCCCAAGGCGGCATAAGCCTTGGCGGCGGCTGCACCGATGCCACGGCCAGCGCCGGTGACCATGATGACGCGGCCCTTGAGCAGGTCGGGGCGGGCGGTATAGTCGAACATGCGTTTGTCCTTGAGTTGAAGCTTGCAGCTTGCCGCTAAAAGATCAGCACCCGCACAGGGCGCTGTCGAGCACCTTGCGCAGTTCCAGCGGGTGGTCCACCACCACGTCGGCGCCCCAGTTGTTCGGGTTGTCTTCTGGATGAATATAGCCGTAGCGCACGGCCGCCGTGCGGGTGCCGGCATCGCGGCCCGACTCGATGTCGCGCAGGTCGTCGCCGACGAACAGCACGCTGGCCGGGTCCAGGTTCAAGGTCTTGCAGGCCAGGATCAGCGGCTCCGGGTCGGGCTTGCTGTTTTTCACGTGATCCGGGCAGATCAGCAGTGCAGAACGCTCGGCCAGGCCAAGGCGCTGCATGATCGGCTCTGCGAAGCGGACCGGCTTGTTGGTCACCACGCCCCACAGCAGGTTGCCCCGCTCGATGTCGGCCAGCAATTCGCCCATGCCGTCGAACAGCTTGCTGTGCACCGCGCAGTCACGCTGGTAGCGCTCGAGGAACTCCAGGCGCAGGGCCTCGAAACCCTCGTCCTGCGGGCTCATGGCGAAGGTCGCGGCGACCATCGCCCTGGCACCGCCGGAAATCACGTCGCGGATCAGCTTGTCGTCGATGGCCGGCAGGCCGCGCTCGGCGAGCATGGCCTGGCAAATAGCGATGAAGTCCGGCGCCGTGTCGAGCAGGGTGCCGTCCATGTCAAAGAGTACTGCTCGCAAACGCATGCTCATTCCTCGCGCAGTGTCTGGATCATGTAGTTGACGTCCACATCGCTGCTGAGCTTGTAGTGCTTGGTCAGCGGGTTGTAGGTCAGGCCGATGATGTCCTTGACCTCAAGGCCGGCCACGCGGCTCCAGGCACCCAGCTCGGAAGGGCGGATGAACTTCTTGAAGTCGTGGGTACCGCGCGGCAGCATCTTGAGGATGTATTCGGCGCCGATGATGGCCAGCAGGTAGGCCTTGGGGTTGCGGTTGATGGTCGAGAAGAACACCTGGCCACCCGGCTTGACCATGCGGTAGCAGGCGCGGATGACCGAAGACGGGTCGGGCACGTGCTCGAGCATTTCCAGGCAGGTGATCACATCGAACTGCTCGGGCATTTCTTCAGCCAGGGCCTCGGCGGTGATCTGCCGGTACTCCACCTCCACGCCGGACTCCAGCTGGTGCAGCTGGGCCACGGCCAGGGGCGCCTCGCCCATGTCGATGCCGGTGACGGTGGCGCCACGCAGGGCCATTGCCTCGCTGAGGATGCCGCCGCCGCAGCCTACGTCCAGCACCTTCTTGCCGGCCAGGCTGACGCGCTCGTCGATCCAGTTGACGCGCAGCGGATTGATATCGTGCAGCGGCTTGAACTCGCTCTCGCGGTCCCACCAGCGGTGCGCCAAGGCTTCAAACTTGGCGATTTCGGCGTGGTCGACGTTGCTCATTGAACAGTCCTCTGAAACTTCTACGAATTGCGCCGGAGTATACCCGAGCGCCCAAGGCTGTTGGTCGCTATAATCGTCCGCTTTTGATATGCGAAAGTCAGGGAGAGGTGATGCGCGAGCGACTTATGGCGGCGGAGAAGGTGACCGGTATCCGGTGGCACCACGGCGCCTTGCACCTGCTCGACCAGCGCCTGCTGCCTTCGCAAGAACGCTGGCTGGCCTGCGACAATGTCGCGCAGGTGGCGGCGGCGATCCGCGATATGGCCGTGCGAGGTGCGGCGGCCATCGGCATTGCTGCCGCCTATGGCCTGGTGCTTGCCCTGGAAGAGCGCCTGGCCGAGGGCGGCGACTGGGAAATGGACCTGGAAGAGGACTTCCTCAGCCTGGCCGAAGCGCGGCCTACGGCCGCCAACCTGTTCTGGGCACTCAACCGCATGCGTGATCGCCTGCAGCGCCTGCGCCCCGGCGAGGAT from Pseudomonas putida includes the following:
- a CDS encoding TenA family transcriptional regulator, with product MIDAFVRIGPLMDPASYPQWAQQLIEDCRQSKRRVVEHEFYQRLRDGQLRQATIRQYLIGGWPVVEQFSLYMAHNLTKTRYARHPGEDMARRWLMRNIRVELHHADYWVHWCHAHGIHLHELQSQEVPVELNGLNDWCWRVCTTESLAIAMAATNYAIEGATGEWSAVVCAEDTYAMGFPEDQRKRAMKWLKMHAQYDDAHPWEALEIICTLAGENPTLGLRNELRKAICKSYDCMYLFLERCMQLEGRQQGRLRPTLAAG
- the ubiG gene encoding bifunctional 2-polyprenyl-6-hydroxyphenol methylase/3-demethylubiquinol 3-O-methyltransferase UbiG; its protein translation is MSNVDHAEIAKFEALAHRWWDRESEFKPLHDINPLRVNWIDERVSLAGKKVLDVGCGGGILSEAMALRGATVTGIDMGEAPLAVAQLHQLESGVEVEYRQITAEALAEEMPEQFDVITCLEMLEHVPDPSSVIRACYRMVKPGGQVFFSTINRNPKAYLLAIIGAEYILKMLPRGTHDFKKFIRPSELGAWSRVAGLEVKDIIGLTYNPLTKHYKLSSDVDVNYMIQTLREE
- a CDS encoding EAL domain-containing protein; protein product: MKGHRTLEAPRLLGIIWPFVAVVVFQVLLGSLSLYALSAVRAYVAGESLWSKAQKDAIYYLNLYAETGDERTYQRYRQVITVPHGDRQMREVLDQPDPDLDVARQAVLQGGNHPDDVDRIIWFYRNFSQISYVQAAIAYWNVGDDFLNQLDVLANEMREGFAKGQVGPRQVSQWRARIVAINEGVTPAAKAFSDALGEGSRMLLRVLLVTNLLTALFLITFAWRRSSKLLAQRQAFASALQEEKERAQITLQAIGDAVITTDVDGSIGYMNPAAEQLTHWQAGQALGLPLTALFSLVDEQAQNDSSTLLEQVLSGSLKGGAEHARLIQRLDGSTVAINLVGSPIISDGQVAGIVLVLHDMTQERQYIANLSWQATHDALTGLANRREFEYRLEQALNDLVRQGGRHSLMFLDLDQFKLVNDTCGHAAGDELLRHICAVLQSVLREGDTLARLGGDEFGVLLENCPGEQAERIAENLRQAVQSLHFVWKGRPFVTTVSIGLVHMAQAPATLEASLRAADMACYMAKEKGRNRIQVYHSDDSELSMRFGEMAWIQRLHVALEENRFCLYAQEIAALTALEGQGHVEILLRLQDESGRTILPDSFIPAAERYGLMTAIDRWVVRNVFQVIRQCLDEGREGPLSMCAINLSGSSIGDDKFLEYLQRLFVEYSIPPRLICFEITETSAIANLGSAIRFINELKGLGCKFSLDDFCAGMSSFAYLKHLPVDFLKIDGSFVKDMLDDPVNRAMVEVINHIGHVMGKRTIAEFVETPLIEQALQEIGVDYAQGYLIERPQVFTCDSLQRQRIAARPLLHRAPGTFR
- the mupP gene encoding N-acetylmuramic acid 6-phosphate phosphatase MupP, with translation MRLRAVLFDMDGTLLDTAPDFIAICQAMLAERGLPAIDDKLIRDVISGGARAMVAATFAMSPQDEGFEALRLEFLERYQRDCAVHSKLFDGMGELLADIERGNLLWGVVTNKPVRFAEPIMQRLGLAERSALLICPDHVKNSKPDPEPLILACKTLNLDPASVLFVGDDLRDIESGRDAGTRTAAVRYGYIHPEDNPNNWGADVVVDHPLELRKVLDSALCGC
- a CDS encoding YciK family oxidoreductase, whose protein sequence is MFDYTARPDLLKGRVIMVTGAGRGIGAAAAKAYAALGATVLLLGKTEANLNEVYDEIEAAGHPQPVVIPFNLETALPHQYDELAAMVEEQFGRLDGLLNNASIIGPRTPLEQLSGDNFMRVMHINVDATFMLTSTLLPLLKLSEDASVVFTSSSVGRKGRAYWGAYGVSKFATEGLMQTLADELEGVAPVRSNSINPGATRTAMRAQAYPSENPQNNPLPEEIMPVYLYLMGPDSTGVNGQAFNAQ